ACCATTGATGGGGTGAAGATTGAGTTCGATAAAGAGTGGGTGCACCTGCGCAAGTCGAATACTGAGCCCATTATCCGCATCTACGCGGAGTCGGAATCCAACGCCACGGCCGACTATCTGGCCAATAAGATCATTGCCGATATCAAGGAGATTATCACCGTATAGCGCAATGCAGGCAGGCTGACCAAGTGCGGCCTGGCAGGAGAACAGAAAGGTCCGGGCTGTGTAGTCCGGACCTTTTTCTGTCCGGGGCAGCCGCTGGTAGCGTTAGGCTTGTCACATTCTGTAAGTAGCGCTTCGTCCGGCGAGCCACAGAAAATCTTACTTTTGCAGGAGCGCCCGGCCGGTAGGGGCAAGGGCGCCACTCACTTATTCTTTGTTGCCGGGCTATGTCAACTCCCTCCGATTGTACTCCCTCCTCAGCGCCACGGGCCGTATATTTTGATAACGCGGCCACCACGCCGCTGGACCCCGAGGTGCTGGATGCTATGCTGCCGTTCCTCCGTGAGCATTTTGGCAACCCCAGCAGCATACATAGCCACGGCCGGCAGGTGCGGGCCGCCATCGAAAACGCCCGCAAAACCATTGCCCACCTGATTAATGCCGCCCCGGCGGAAATTGTATTCACTTCCTGCGGAACGGAGGCGGATAATTACGCGGCCTTTGGCAGTGTGCGCACCCTGGGCCTGAAGCACGGCATCACCTCCAAATTGGAGCACCACGCCGTGCTGCACACCATGCAGGCCCTGGAAAAAGCCGGCGACTTAACCCTGAGCTACCTGCGCCATGATGCCAAAGGGCGTTTGGATCTGGAGCATTTAGAGGAGCTGTTGGCCACGCATCCGCGCACTTTTGTGAGCCTGATGCACGCCAACAATGAAATTGGCAACCTCAATGATATTGCGGCCATCGGCGAAATATGTGCCCGCCACGATGCCATTTTCCACACCGATACGGTGCAGACTATGGGCCACTACCGCCACGATGTGCAACAGCTGCAAGCACACTTTCTGGTAGGTTCCGGCCATAAATTTCACGGGCCGAAAGGCGTGGGCTTCCTGTACCGCCGCTCCGGTTTGATGGTTGATGCGCTGATTCATGGCGGCTCGCAGGAGCGTAACCAGCGGGCCGGCACCGAGAATGTGTACGGCATTATCGGGCTGGCCAAGGCGCTGGAAATTGCTTACCGCGACATGGCGGAGCACCAGCGCACTATTCAGGCCCTGAAAGACCGGTTTATTGAAAAGCTGCGCGCGGAAATTGACGGCGTGGAGTTCAACGGCACCTCCGCTGAGGCGGAGCAGAGCCTGTACACGGTGCTGAGCGTGAGCCTGCCGCCGTCGGAAATGAACGAAATGCTGCTGTTCAACCTCGATATCAATAAGGTATCGGTGTCGGGCGGCTCGGCGTGCACCAGTGGGGCGCAGGCCGGCTCGCACGTGCTGCAGGCCCTGGGCTGCGACCCTGACCGGGGCACCATCCGCTTCTCCATGAGCAAGTTCAACACGGAGCAGGAAGTAGATTACGCCGTAGAGCAGTTGGCCAAAATGTACCGCAAGGTGCCGGCTTAGTTTTGTCGGGTCTTTTGAATGAAACCTGCGCCCTCCTTTAGCTTGCTAAGGGAGGGCCTTGTTTTTAATTGAAATTAGCCGGCCAACAGCACCTAATTCCGAATTGTGCCGTACTGTTTCAGCAACCCTATATACCGATATGGCTGACATCAATATTCAACGCAAGAAAAAGTCCCTGAGCCCCTGGCTGGCTGTATTGCTGGCTTTGCTAGTACTGGGCCTGGTCTGGTTTTTCTTTTTCCGCGCCGATCCGGAGCAACCCATTGACGCCATTCCACCCACTAACACCGCCCAGCCGTTGGGAGCCACCCGGGATACTGCCGGCAGCTCCAACCAGGCAATGGCCGCTATGGCCAACGAGGAAGCCGCCACCCCGGAGGCTTTCTATCAGTTTGCCGCCGACTCTGCCGGCTCCGTAGCCAACTACGGCCGCCACGGCCTGCGCCTGCTCACCGGCGTGCTGGTGAGCCTGGCCGACCGTGACGACCTGCGCCAGGATGCCACCGTGCAGGAGCGGCGCAACGACCTTACCAGCGCCACCAGCCGCCTGGAGGAGCCCGGCACCAGCCTGCGGCCCGGCTTTACGGCCACCGCCGCAGTGCTGCAGGCCATTCAGCAGAAAGCCTACCCCGAGCAGGCCGGCCCGGTAAACCGCCTCACCGAGCAAGCCGCCACCCTCAGCGGCCGCGACGAACCCGCGCAGCAGGAGCTGCAGCGCGCCTTTTTCCGGCAGGCTGCCCAAATCCTGAAAAGCTTCAGCTAAACCTTAGAGCCAACTCAGCAGTCAGCACTGTCTGGCTTTGCCAAAACGCTACACCCATGGAACCTACTCCCGTACCCTCCGCCCAGGGCATGCACCTGCGCCGCCTGCGCGACCTGGAAAACTTTGAAGTGGCCGACGATAGCGCAGACGTGCGCGGCTGGGCCGTGCGCGGCAGTGATGGTAAGAAGTTTGGGGACGTATTTGAGCTAATTGTGGAGGAAGAAGCCATGAAAGTGCGCTACCTCGATATTGAGCTGGATCCTTCCCTGCAAATCAACAAATGGGAGCGGCATATTCTGCT
The Hymenobacter sp. DG25B genome window above contains:
- a CDS encoding cysteine desulfurase family protein, with amino-acid sequence MSTPSDCTPSSAPRAVYFDNAATTPLDPEVLDAMLPFLREHFGNPSSIHSHGRQVRAAIENARKTIAHLINAAPAEIVFTSCGTEADNYAAFGSVRTLGLKHGITSKLEHHAVLHTMQALEKAGDLTLSYLRHDAKGRLDLEHLEELLATHPRTFVSLMHANNEIGNLNDIAAIGEICARHDAIFHTDTVQTMGHYRHDVQQLQAHFLVGSGHKFHGPKGVGFLYRRSGLMVDALIHGGSQERNQRAGTENVYGIIGLAKALEIAYRDMAEHQRTIQALKDRFIEKLRAEIDGVEFNGTSAEAEQSLYTVLSVSLPPSEMNEMLLFNLDINKVSVSGGSACTSGAQAGSHVLQALGCDPDRGTIRFSMSKFNTEQEVDYAVEQLAKMYRKVPA